GGTCATGGACACTTCGTCGCTGGTGAGGGTCTGCCCCAGAACCGTGCTGCCCAGATCCGCAAATTTTTTGCGCAGCACCGGGCCAAAGGCGTCCTGAATGCGGCCGTAGTATACTTCACTGCCCGTGGTTACTATGCCCACCTTGGCCCGCCGCAGGGGCAGCACCTCAATGACCGGGGCCTGTACCAGGGTCTCCAGGCGGCGCAGTTTTTCGTCCTCAATCATCAGCGGCACCACCCGTGTGCCCGCCACGGCGCGCCCTTTGCGCACCCACTGCAGGCTGTGGATGGTGGCCACGGAAATTTCGCCCAGACCGTTGATGCTGTTGAGCGTGGGCACGTCAATGCGCAACAGCCCGTCACAGGAGGCCCGCAAATCTATGCGGCCCTCGTGCGGATCCGCAGCAGAAAGGTTGGCCCCGGCTACGGCAGCCACAATGCGGGCGGCGGCGTCGTTTTCGTGCACCATGCCGGGCAAGGGCTCAAAAACATAGAGATGTTCCTTGCCCACATTGAGCAAGGTTTCAATATCTTCGGGGCGCACCACATGGCCTTTGCGGAAGACGGGGCCCTTCTCCACTCCGGGCACAATGCGCGTAATGTCGTGGCACAGCACACTGCCCACGGCGTCCTGCACGTGGATGGTTTTCATCGGCAATTTCGGCATATTTTCTCCGATTCTGCTGGAGAGATTGTGCAGATAATAGCATGGTCACAATAAAATGCAAAATAAAATACGGAATTTATAAAGGGTGGACACTATAACATAATGATTTTTAATAATATTAATTCATATTTTCCCCATTTTTACAAAAAGCGTGACTATTAACGCCGCGCGCCGGCCCCTTTCCCCGGCAAGGACATTGACAGCCGGGAGGTTCTCTGTCTAAGGGGAAAGGGAAAAAGCGGTCAACGATCCGCGCGGGCGGCGCCGGCGGATTTTGCATAAAAATCCGCTGTCATGCGTTTTACGCTGCCCGGAATTGGCAGAAGGCCCACGGAGGGAAATTTTCATGAAAGGATTGCGTGCGCACACCAAGGCTGCGGCCCGCAGGGCGGACGGCGGTCATGCCCGGCTGCCGGTCCTGTTGACGCTTCTGACGGCACTGGCGCTTTACGGCTGCGGCTTCGGCGGCGCGCCGGAACAGCCGGAAACCCCGCCCGGCCCGCTCATGGCCTATATGATCGGGGCTGCCCCCGGCGACAGCACAACCCTGGACGACCCGGACTTTGGCAAAAACGTGCGCCTGAGCATGGGGGAGAGCTTTGTCTCCGCCAAAGGCGAGGAATGCAAACGCGGCACGGCGCTTTCCGGCCAGCGTGAGGCCGAGGTGGTGGTCATCTGTCGCGACGCCCAGGGCCGTTGGAACATGGCTCCGCGGGTTTGGGGGGCGGGCCTTTCCCAATAGCGTGGCGCGGGCGTCTTTTGCCCCCTGGCGGCGTCAAAAAACGGTTCCGGACCGGGCCTGTACCAAGGCGTACTATGCCCGCCCCGGAACCGTTTTTTTCCTTGCCAGGGAAYAAAATCCRTCCCGCGCCGGRACGGTCGGCGTGGGGCGGCCCCTGGCACAGATTGGCTGCGTTCGGCGGATCCTGCCATAAGTGGTTTCGCGCCGGGCCTGTACCAAGGCGTACTATGCCCACCCCGGAACCGTTTTTTTCCTTGCCAGGGAAYAAAATCCRTCCCGCGCYGGRACGGTCGGCGTGGGGCGGCCCCTGGCACAGATTGGTAGCGTTCGGCGGATCCTGCCAATGCGGGCGCCCTTTTCCCCCTGGCAAAATTTGGCGAAGAAGTTTATGAATCAGACGCGCGGCAAGCGGTTGCCGCGCGGTTTTCGCGGCGTCGTG
The sequence above is a segment of the Desulfovibrio legallii genome. Coding sequences within it:
- a CDS encoding molybdopterin-binding protein — its product is MKTIHVQDAVGSVLCHDITRIVPGVEKGPVFRKGHVVRPEDIETLLNVGKEHLYVFEPLPGMVHENDAAARIVAAVAGANLSAADPHEGRIDLRASCDGLLRIDVPTLNSINGLGEISVATIHSLQWVRKGRAVAGTRVVPLMIEDEKLRRLETLVQAPVIEVLPLRRAKVGIVTTGSEVYYGRIQDAFGPVLRKKFADLGSTVLGQTLTSDEVSMTAGAIADFLQQGADLVVVTGGMSVDPDDRTPSAIRAAGVEVLSYGAPVYPGAMFLLGYAAGSAGRVPVLGLPGCVMYHKASIFDLIVPRLLAGLEVTAADIAALGHGGFCSQCPECHYPVCPFGK
- a CDS encoding DVU3141 family protein, giving the protein MKGLRAHTKAAARRADGGHARLPVLLTLLTALALYGCGFGGAPEQPETPPGPLMAYMIGAAPGDSTTLDDPDFGKNVRLSMGESFVSAKGEECKRGTALSGQREAEVVVICRDAQGRWNMAPRVWGAGLSQ